In the Telopea speciosissima isolate NSW1024214 ecotype Mountain lineage chromosome 6, Tspe_v1, whole genome shotgun sequence genome, TGCTGAACTTGCTGAACCCTCTATCAAAGAACGGAGCTGCTCACTTGCCGGATGACTGACTAACATGATAAGCATCTCTCTGCTTATCCTCAATCTTCTTTGTGATTTGCACAGTTTTTGAGTAACCTTGAGTCAGTCTGGTGGCCATTATAGAGGCAATCTATGGCCTCAATCCATCCTCAAACTTCTGTGCCTTCGCTTCATTGTCGCTCAGGTGAGGAGGGGTAAAGAAGAACAACTCTTCAAACTTGTTGATACTCTAACACAGACTTAGGTCCTTGTGTTAACTCTGCCAATtctatctccttcttctttcttacacTAGTGGGAAAGTAATTTGCAAAGAAGGCTTGCTTAAATATTTCCCAAGTCATGACTGGGTGCGCTGCCTCCAAAATAGGCCTAGTAGTTTCCCACCAAGCTTCTGCCTCATACTGGAGCTTGTATCCAGCACATATAAGTTTTTGCTCTTCATTACAGCCCAAAAACCTAAAGgccttctccatttcttttacCCATTTGACGGGTAGTAAGATGTCTCTACTAATTCCAGAAAAAGTAAGGGGCTGCATCTTAAGAAACCTTTCCATCATGTGACCTTCTACATCATGCTGCTGTGCAGGAGGGGGAGGAACAGCAGGGGCTGCAGGGGCTTCCTGCGGAGTTTGTATATTCCTGATAACTACCTGGAACTGATCACCTATGTCAGCGATCATCTGATGCATCT is a window encoding:
- the LOC122664516 gene encoding uncharacterized protein LOC122664516 → MHQMIADIGDQFQVVIRNIQTPQEAPAAPAVPPPPAQQHDVEGHMMERFLKMQPLTFSGISRDILLPVKWVKEMEKAFRFLGCNEEQKLICAGYKLQYEAEAWWETTRPILEAAHPVMTWEIFKQAFFANYFPTSVRKKKEIELAELTQGPKSVLEYQQV